One region of Glutamicibacter sp. B1 genomic DNA includes:
- a CDS encoding DNA-directed RNA polymerase subunit alpha — protein MLITQRPTLTEEVVAENRSRFVIEPLEPGFGYTLGNSLRRTLLSSIPGASVTSVRIDGVLHEFTTVAGVKEDVTELVLNIKNLSVSSEHDEPVVAYLRKQGPGIVTAADITPPAGVEFHNPDLHIATLNANGKFDMELTIERGRGYVSAAQNKNADGEIGRIPVDSIYSPVLKVTFRVEATRVEQRTDFDRLIVDVETKESIAPRDAVASAGTTLVELFGLFRELNTAAEGIEIGPSPTDAAMAADMALPIEDLELTVRSYNCLKREGIHSVGELVTRSEADLMDIRNFGAKSIDEVKAKLVELGLALKDSPPGFDLAARSALEDGDEYDEGL, from the coding sequence GTGCTCATTACGCAGCGCCCAACCCTGACCGAAGAAGTAGTTGCCGAAAACCGCTCCCGGTTCGTCATTGAACCACTGGAGCCAGGCTTTGGTTACACCCTAGGTAACTCGCTTCGCCGTACCCTGCTCTCCTCGATCCCTGGTGCATCTGTTACCAGTGTTCGAATTGACGGAGTACTGCACGAGTTCACCACCGTAGCCGGTGTCAAGGAAGACGTTACCGAACTGGTCTTGAACATCAAGAACCTGTCGGTCTCTTCTGAGCACGACGAGCCAGTCGTTGCCTACCTGCGCAAGCAGGGCCCAGGCATCGTTACTGCAGCGGACATCACCCCGCCAGCCGGTGTGGAGTTCCACAACCCTGATCTGCACATCGCCACCTTGAACGCCAATGGCAAGTTCGATATGGAACTGACCATTGAGCGTGGCCGTGGCTACGTGTCGGCAGCTCAGAACAAGAACGCTGATGGCGAGATCGGTCGCATCCCTGTGGATTCGATCTACTCCCCAGTTCTGAAGGTGACCTTCCGCGTGGAGGCTACCCGTGTTGAGCAGCGCACCGACTTCGATCGTTTGATCGTTGACGTGGAGACCAAGGAATCGATCGCCCCGCGTGATGCAGTTGCATCCGCAGGTACCACCCTGGTTGAACTGTTCGGCTTGTTCCGCGAACTGAACACTGCAGCTGAAGGTATCGAAATCGGCCCGTCGCCAACGGACGCAGCTATGGCTGCCGACATGGCACTGCCGATCGAGGATCTGGAACTGACCGTTCGTTCGTACAACTGCTTGAAGCGTGAGGGCATCCACTCTGTGGGTGAACTCGTTACCCGCTCCGAGGCCGACTTGATGGACATCCGTAACTTCGGTGCGAAGTCCATTGACGAAGTCAAGGCCAAGCTGGTTGAACTGGGTCTGGCCCTGAAGGATTCCCCTCCAGGCTTTGATCTGGCCGCTCGTAGCGCCCTCGAAGATGGCGACGAATACGACGAAGGTCTGTAA
- the rpsK gene encoding 30S ribosomal protein S11: MPPKTRGAVRKPRRKDKKNIAQGQAHIKSTFNNTIVSITDPTGAVISWASAGEVGMKGSRKSTPYAAQMAAEAAAKRAQEHGMRKVDVFVKGPGSGRETAIRSLQAAGLEVGSIQDVSPSAHNGCRPSKRRRV; encoded by the coding sequence ATGCCCCCAAAGACTCGTGGAGCGGTACGTAAGCCGCGTCGCAAGGACAAAAAGAATATTGCGCAGGGACAGGCGCATATCAAGAGCACCTTCAACAACACCATTGTTTCGATCACCGATCCAACTGGTGCTGTTATCTCGTGGGCTTCGGCTGGCGAGGTAGGCATGAAGGGTTCGCGTAAGTCGACCCCATACGCTGCCCAGATGGCTGCTGAAGCTGCTGCAAAGCGCGCTCAGGAGCACGGCATGCGCAAGGTTGACGTTTTCGTCAAGGGCCCAGGCTCGGGACGCGAAACCGCGATCCGTTCGCTGCAGGCTGCTGGCCTTGAGGTTGGATCCATCCAGGATGTTTCCCCAAGCGCTCACAACGGTTGCCGCCCATCAAAGCGTCGCCGCGTCTAA
- the rpsM gene encoding 30S ribosomal protein S13: MARLAGVDIPREKRVIIALTYIYGVGKTRAEETIAATGINPDTRVKDLTDDQLVQLRDFVEGTYKVEGDLRREVQADIRRKVEIGSYEGIRHRKGLPVRGQRTKTNARTRKGPKRTVAGKKKTR, from the coding sequence TTGGCTCGTTTAGCAGGCGTGGATATTCCACGCGAGAAGCGCGTAATCATCGCGCTGACTTACATCTACGGCGTGGGCAAGACCCGTGCAGAAGAGACCATCGCAGCGACCGGTATCAACCCGGACACTCGCGTTAAGGATCTCACCGATGATCAGCTCGTGCAGCTGCGCGACTTCGTCGAAGGCACTTACAAGGTAGAAGGTGACCTGCGCCGTGAGGTTCAGGCTGACATCCGCCGTAAGGTCGAGATCGGATCCTACGAAGGTATTCGTCACCGTAAGGGCCTGCCGGTCCGCGGTCAGCGCACCAAGACCAACGCACGTACCCGTAAGGGACCAAAGCGTACCGTCGCCGGTAAGAAGAAGACTCGCTAA
- the rpmJ gene encoding 50S ribosomal protein L36, whose translation MKVNPSVKPICDKCKVIRRNGRVMVICENPRHKQRQG comes from the coding sequence TTGAAGGTTAACCCTAGCGTGAAGCCGATCTGCGACAAGTGCAAGGTAATCCGCCGCAATGGTCGCGTCATGGTGATCTGCGAGAACCCACGCCACAAGCAGCGTCAGGGCTAA
- the infA gene encoding translation initiation factor IF-1 codes for MGKKEGVIQVEGTVSEALPNAMFRVELPNGHVVLATISGKMRQHYIRILPEDRVQVEMSPYDLNRGRIVYRYK; via the coding sequence ATGGGCAAGAAGGAAGGCGTCATCCAGGTAGAGGGCACCGTCTCGGAGGCACTGCCGAACGCGATGTTCCGCGTGGAGCTGCCAAATGGACACGTAGTGCTCGCCACTATCTCGGGTAAGATGCGTCAGCACTACATTCGAATCCTCCCAGAGGACCGAGTGCAGGTTGAAATGAGCCCATACGATCTCAACCGAGGTCGTATCGTTTACCGCTACAAGTAA
- the map gene encoding type I methionyl aminopeptidase, whose protein sequence is MAFGQPKIEYKSNSEILKMRQAGLVLAEALDEAVAMARPGVTTEAINKVFGKVLERNNATSNFLGYHGFPANICASVNHEVVHGFPSDYELKDGDVLKIDGGAIVDGWHSDSARTVLVGKNIDPADQRLSDITEQAMWAGIAAAANARFIGQIGQAIDEYVTSQPGDELGILEDYCGHGIGSAMHMAPDVLNYNSGHRGPRIKPGMALAIEPMLVRGGIETSVLEDDWTVVTNDKSNASQWEHTVAFHLGGIWVLSAHDGGEAGLAPFGVTPSPIKA, encoded by the coding sequence TTGGCTTTTGGACAGCCGAAAATTGAGTACAAATCCAACTCCGAAATCCTGAAGATGCGTCAGGCTGGCCTTGTGCTGGCAGAAGCATTGGACGAAGCAGTGGCCATGGCCCGCCCTGGAGTGACCACCGAAGCAATTAACAAGGTCTTCGGCAAGGTTCTCGAACGCAACAATGCCACCAGCAACTTCTTGGGCTACCACGGCTTCCCAGCGAACATCTGCGCATCGGTGAACCACGAAGTAGTTCACGGCTTCCCATCAGACTATGAACTCAAAGATGGTGACGTGCTCAAGATTGACGGTGGAGCCATCGTTGACGGGTGGCACTCCGACTCAGCACGCACCGTGCTGGTGGGGAAGAACATCGACCCAGCCGACCAACGCCTCAGTGACATCACCGAGCAGGCCATGTGGGCAGGTATCGCTGCCGCTGCCAATGCACGCTTCATCGGACAGATCGGTCAGGCTATCGATGAGTACGTCACCAGCCAGCCAGGTGACGAGCTAGGAATCCTAGAAGACTACTGCGGTCACGGCATCGGTTCGGCCATGCACATGGCGCCGGATGTCTTGAACTACAACTCTGGTCACCGCGGTCCGCGCATCAAGCCGGGCATGGCCCTAGCTATTGAGCCAATGCTGGTCCGTGGCGGTATTGAAACCTCGGTGCTGGAAGATGATTGGACTGTGGTCACCAACGATAAGTCCAATGCTTCGCAGTGGGAACACACCGTAGCTTTCCACCTCGGTGGCATCTGGGTGCTCTCGGCTCACGACGGGGGAGAGGCCGGTCTGGCTCCCTTCGGTGTGACCCCATCACCGATCAAGGCATAA
- a CDS encoding adenylate kinase, which translates to MSRLLIIGPPGAGKGTQAVKISERLNIVAISTGDIFRANVKGGTPLGIEASKYIDNGDFVPDSVTNNMVEDRLNQDDVAHGFLLDGYPRTSAQVDALDAMLANKGIALDAVLQLTADDDELVARLLKRAEIEGRADDTEEVIRHRLSLYNEETRVVVDRYEERGIVRKVDGLGAIDEVTERVLAALNVNA; encoded by the coding sequence ATGAGTCGACTGCTAATTATTGGACCTCCCGGTGCCGGCAAAGGTACCCAGGCCGTAAAGATCTCCGAGCGTCTGAACATTGTTGCCATCTCCACCGGTGACATCTTCCGTGCCAACGTCAAGGGTGGCACCCCGCTAGGAATCGAAGCAAGCAAGTACATTGACAACGGTGACTTTGTACCTGATTCGGTAACCAACAACATGGTCGAAGACCGTCTGAACCAGGACGACGTCGCTCACGGCTTCCTGCTCGACGGCTACCCACGCACCAGCGCACAGGTAGACGCACTGGACGCGATGTTGGCAAACAAGGGCATCGCCCTAGACGCTGTTCTGCAGCTGACCGCCGATGATGATGAACTGGTCGCCCGTCTGCTCAAGCGTGCAGAGATCGAAGGCCGTGCAGATGATACCGAAGAGGTCATCCGTCACCGCCTGAGCCTCTACAACGAGGAGACTCGCGTTGTTGTGGATCGCTACGAGGAGCGCGGTATCGTGCGCAAGGTCGACGGCCTGGGCGCGATTGACGAGGTAACCGAGCGTGTACTGGCAGCGTTGAACGTCAACGCCTAA
- the secY gene encoding preprotein translocase subunit SecY: protein MFSAIARVFRTPDLRNKLLFTLGIIAIYRVGVFIPAPGIDYSNVQQCLAMGETTGGLYSFVNLFSGGALLQVSIFAMGIMPYITASIITQLLRVVIPHFETLHKEGQAGQAKLTQYTRYLTIALALLQGTTLVTLARTGSLFPSCSLPLVPDDSLIVILLMVITLTAGTGLIMWMGELITERGIGNGMSILIFISIASGFPSAMGSIMQAQGIMTFIGVLLVGLLIVALVVFVEQSQRRVPVQYAKRTVGRRTVGGTSTYIPLKLNMANVIPVIFASSILALPQMLVQFNQNDDGTLPQWAMWLQEHSSTSSPWYMLVYTLMIIGFAYFYVAITFNPVEVADNMKKYGGFIPGIRAGRPTAEYLQYVISRITFPGALYLAFVALIPLIAFVLFNADQSFPFGGTSILIMVGVGLETVKQINAQMQQRNYEGLLR, encoded by the coding sequence TTGTTCAGCGCCATAGCCCGAGTTTTTCGGACGCCTGATCTGCGCAACAAGTTGCTGTTCACGCTTGGGATCATCGCGATCTATCGTGTCGGTGTATTCATTCCCGCTCCGGGCATTGATTACAGCAACGTTCAGCAGTGTCTGGCAATGGGTGAAACCACCGGTGGACTTTATTCTTTCGTGAACCTGTTCAGTGGCGGCGCCCTGTTGCAGGTCTCCATCTTTGCAATGGGAATCATGCCGTACATTACGGCGTCCATCATCACCCAGTTGCTGCGTGTGGTGATCCCGCACTTCGAGACCTTGCATAAGGAAGGCCAAGCCGGCCAGGCGAAGCTCACGCAGTACACGCGTTACCTCACCATCGCCCTTGCTCTCTTGCAGGGCACCACTCTGGTGACCTTGGCTCGTACCGGTAGCTTGTTCCCAAGTTGTTCTCTGCCGCTGGTTCCCGATGATTCACTAATCGTGATCCTGTTGATGGTCATCACCCTCACTGCGGGCACTGGCCTGATCATGTGGATGGGTGAGTTGATCACCGAACGCGGTATCGGCAACGGTATGTCCATCCTGATCTTCATTTCCATTGCTTCGGGCTTCCCATCCGCAATGGGTTCGATCATGCAGGCTCAGGGCATCATGACCTTTATTGGTGTGTTGCTGGTCGGTTTGCTGATTGTGGCCTTGGTGGTCTTTGTGGAGCAGTCCCAGCGTCGTGTTCCAGTGCAGTACGCTAAGCGCACCGTGGGCCGTCGCACCGTCGGTGGTACTTCCACCTACATTCCTTTGAAGCTGAACATGGCGAACGTGATCCCAGTGATCTTCGCCAGCTCCATCTTGGCCCTGCCTCAGATGCTGGTGCAGTTCAACCAGAACGATGATGGCACGTTGCCACAGTGGGCAATGTGGTTGCAGGAGCACTCCTCAACCTCCTCGCCGTGGTACATGCTGGTGTACACGCTGATGATCATCGGCTTCGCTTACTTCTATGTTGCGATTACCTTCAACCCTGTTGAGGTAGCAGACAACATGAAGAAGTACGGTGGATTCATTCCAGGCATTCGCGCTGGACGTCCAACCGCTGAGTACCTTCAGTATGTGATTTCTCGAATTACTTTCCCGGGCGCGCTGTACCTGGCGTTCGTTGCGTTGATCCCACTGATTGCCTTCGTGCTGTTCAACGCTGATCAGAGCTTCCCATTTGGTGGTACATCGATCCTCATTATGGTTGGTGTGGGATTGGAAACCGTCAAACAAATCAATGCTCAAATGCAGCAACGAAACTATGAAGGGCTACTGCGATGA